A stretch of the Saccharolobus caldissimus genome encodes the following:
- a CDS encoding teichoic acid transporter, which translates to MKNVTSERVRFTRIGIQNLLLRILVAPISFIFTYLVAKYLSNPPYGVEYFATWQTLYVFTVGYFTIPADLLSLITSRYAAEKKNVGGIIVFNLASGAIAGLIFFLLVPYYISLTKLNIPLYFYSATSLILLTYLLKVTNAIAQGRTPKIVGISATVFQVLRLVAGIIFMFIYNFSILAVILAYDIGYLAQILLNLFFIRANLKIDLIVAISAIRKSLVYIANYLQYILEASVVWIALVIANSDLVVAYFESAIIISNIQIWTQSVYTGLMAKLAEDKDPSVISNAIKLYSLAGSLFLLLIYSDGYGLLYKLRPDYIAAMLALYILTFSNFIRGFYGIFYQSITMADKTLSIESKEEFKGYVAKLTVTNMSLSILGLGLSSLLIFIFSRYPPYLLASFMSIGILINSFSMLFTSYKLSKEIYTFNFPIKEFLLPLVLGLIGIPMSLVYKPVTFLGMVEYGTLGIIIFGGLNSIFNPYGKQLMIAVIREFKQKR; encoded by the coding sequence GTGAAAAATGTTACTAGTGAGAGAGTAAGATTTACTAGAATTGGGATCCAAAACCTATTATTAAGGATATTAGTGGCTCCAATCTCCTTTATCTTTACATATCTTGTGGCAAAATATTTATCTAATCCCCCATATGGTGTAGAATATTTTGCAACTTGGCAAACATTATATGTATTTACTGTAGGATACTTTACAATTCCTGCAGACTTACTTTCCCTAATTACATCAAGATACGCTGCAGAGAAGAAAAACGTAGGAGGGATAATAGTTTTTAACTTAGCTTCTGGAGCAATAGCAGGTTTAATATTTTTTCTCCTAGTGCCTTATTATATTTCCTTAACTAAGCTTAATATTCCATTATACTTTTACTCTGCAACATCCCTAATACTTTTAACATATCTGTTAAAAGTAACTAACGCTATAGCTCAAGGTAGAACTCCTAAAATTGTAGGGATCTCTGCTACTGTTTTTCAAGTTTTAAGACTTGTTGCAGGAATTATTTTTATGTTCATATATAATTTCTCTATTCTAGCAGTAATTCTAGCATATGATATAGGCTATCTTGCCCAAATTTTACTAAATTTATTTTTCATAAGGGCTAATCTTAAAATTGATCTTATTGTAGCTATTTCGGCTATAAGAAAATCTTTAGTATATATAGCAAATTATTTACAGTATATTTTAGAAGCCTCAGTAGTATGGATAGCGTTAGTTATAGCAAATTCAGATTTAGTAGTTGCATATTTTGAATCAGCAATAATAATAAGTAACATCCAAATATGGACTCAATCTGTGTACACTGGGCTTATGGCAAAGCTTGCTGAAGATAAAGATCCTTCAGTGATCTCTAATGCTATTAAACTTTACTCATTGGCTGGTAGTCTATTCTTATTACTTATTTACTCTGATGGATATGGTTTGCTATACAAATTGAGACCAGATTATATAGCTGCTATGTTAGCGTTATACATATTAACCTTCTCCAATTTTATCAGAGGTTTCTATGGAATTTTCTATCAAAGTATAACCATGGCTGATAAAACTCTCTCAATAGAGTCTAAAGAGGAGTTTAAAGGTTATGTAGCTAAATTGACTGTTACTAATATGAGCCTTTCTATTTTAGGGTTAGGACTTTCCTCCTTATTAATTTTCATATTCTCTAGATATCCTCCTTATCTATTAGCCTCCTTCATGAGTATTGGTATTCTAATTAATTCGTTCTCTATGTTGTTTACATCATATAAACTTTCTAAGGAAATATATACCTTTAACTTTCCTATTAAGGAATTCTTATTGCCATTAGTATTAGGTCTAATCGGCATTCCAATGTCATTGGTATATAAACCAGTCACCTTTTTAGGAATGGTAGAATATGGCACATTAGGTATTATAATATTTGGTGGGCTAAACTCGATATTTAATCCATATGGAAAACAATTGATGATAGCGGTCATAAGAGAATTTAAACAAAAACGTTAA
- a CDS encoding class I fructose-bisphosphate aldolase, with protein sequence MTGLEIRMAKLFEKGRAFIVALDHGLVMGPLKGIENPIEVVAKIAKNGPDALQMSPAMVKLVKENFFSRNSPMLIARLDTANVWRQKYKIYNEGYYSSVYTIKDAINAGADAVVTYLVVGYGDDRVEGYNISILASLRREANDYGIPFIVEPLYVTRDNPDSVKDTSIVKYVTRLASEIGADILKVDYTGNKDEFKEVVNVAFAPILIRGGPKTSTIEEFLKMLKDALDAGAKGVTVGRNLWQSEEPDKLAKAISKIIHENVNIGEALKILK encoded by the coding sequence ATGACTGGACTCGAAATACGAATGGCGAAGCTTTTCGAAAAAGGGAGGGCATTTATAGTAGCTTTAGATCATGGTTTAGTAATGGGTCCTTTAAAAGGCATTGAAAATCCAATAGAAGTGGTAGCTAAGATAGCTAAGAACGGTCCTGACGCACTTCAAATGAGTCCAGCTATGGTTAAATTAGTTAAAGAGAATTTCTTTTCAAGAAATTCTCCCATGCTAATAGCTAGGCTAGATACTGCAAATGTATGGAGGCAAAAGTATAAAATTTATAATGAGGGGTATTATTCATCAGTATATACAATTAAGGATGCAATAAATGCAGGTGCTGATGCTGTAGTTACTTATCTGGTTGTTGGGTATGGAGATGATAGAGTGGAAGGATACAATATAAGTATTCTCGCATCATTAAGAAGAGAAGCAAACGATTATGGAATTCCATTTATCGTGGAACCTCTATATGTTACTAGGGACAATCCAGATTCAGTAAAGGATACAAGTATAGTAAAATATGTTACAAGATTAGCTTCAGAAATAGGCGCTGATATTTTAAAGGTTGATTATACTGGTAATAAAGATGAGTTTAAGGAAGTCGTGAACGTAGCTTTTGCTCCAATCCTTATAAGAGGAGGTCCTAAGACTAGTACGATTGAAGAGTTTTTAAAGATGTTAAAGGATGCTCTTGATGCAGGAGCTAAAGGTGTCACTGTAGGAAGAAATTTATGGCAATCGGAAGAGCCAGATAAGTTAGCTAAGGCAATTTCAAAAATTATTCATGAGAATGTAAACATTGGAGAAGCTTTAAAAATCTTAAAATAA